Proteins encoded by one window of Chryseobacterium aquaeductus:
- a CDS encoding ATP-dependent Clp protease adaptor ClpS has translation MIFYNSIKDYENPKRQYEEEVLVLDETDEVYKLILHNDDIHTFDDVIEALIEICKHDLIQAEQCTMLVHYKGKCTVKTGSMDVLKPMHEKLISRSLTSEIV, from the coding sequence ATGATTTTTTATAATAGCATAAAAGATTACGAAAATCCTAAACGACAGTACGAAGAAGAAGTTCTGGTTTTGGATGAAACAGATGAAGTATACAAATTGATTTTGCATAACGATGACATTCATACTTTTGATGATGTGATCGAAGCATTAATAGAAATTTGCAAACATGACCTCATACAAGCAGAGCAATGTACAATGCTTGTACACTATAAAGGCAAATGCACAGTAAAAACAGGATCAATGGATGTCTTGAAACCTATGCACGAAAAATTAATTTCACGAAGCTTAACAAGCGAAATCGTATAA
- the udk gene encoding uridine kinase produces the protein MLVIGIAGGTGSGKTTVVDKIIQQLDIEGMNILSQDNYYHDNHNLTLTEREALNYDHPKSIDFELMLKHVKALKNNESIEQPVYSFVTHSRTGDHVTVEPKNVLVIEGILVLTNKELLKEFDLKVFVHADSDERLIRRIRRDTQERGRDLNEVLHRYQTTLKPMHQEFIEPSKNDADLIIPNMKQNSVAIDFLTTVIKNSLRKH, from the coding sequence ATGCTTGTAATAGGAATTGCGGGAGGAACGGGATCCGGCAAAACTACGGTTGTTGATAAAATCATTCAGCAACTTGATATTGAAGGAATGAATATCTTGTCTCAGGATAATTATTACCATGATAATCACAATCTTACTCTTACAGAAAGAGAGGCTTTGAATTATGATCATCCAAAGTCAATAGATTTTGAATTAATGCTTAAGCACGTAAAAGCGTTAAAAAACAACGAATCAATCGAGCAACCAGTTTATAGTTTTGTCACCCATTCAAGAACAGGAGATCACGTTACCGTAGAGCCAAAAAATGTATTGGTGATAGAAGGAATTCTGGTTTTAACGAATAAAGAATTGCTAAAAGAATTTGATCTGAAAGTCTTTGTACACGCAGATTCAGACGAAAGGCTGATCAGAAGGATCAGAAGAGATACTCAGGAGAGAGGAAGAGATCTGAACGAGGTTTTACACCGTTATCAGACGACTTTGAAGCCTATGCATCAGGAATTTATTGAGCCATCGAAAAATGATGCCGATTTGATTATTCCAAACATGAAGCAAAACTCTGTGGCGATTGATTTTCTAACAACTGTTATTAAAAATTCACTGAGAAAACATTAG
- a CDS encoding FtsB family cell division protein → MAEKELIKDIQPKSETIKFLQSYVLNKYVIAICLFFVWMIFFDKTSFLVINELNGEINKYEEQLDYYKTEYEKNDKFYKKLMNNKSEKEKYARENYFMKKPNEEIFILVVDSTNIAKK, encoded by the coding sequence ATGGCTGAAAAAGAATTAATTAAAGACATCCAACCCAAATCAGAGACCATCAAATTTCTTCAGAGCTATGTTTTGAACAAGTATGTGATTGCGATATGTCTTTTTTTTGTCTGGATGATATTTTTTGATAAAACTTCGTTTTTGGTAATCAATGAATTAAACGGAGAAATCAATAAATATGAAGAACAACTCGATTATTATAAAACAGAATACGAAAAGAATGACAAATTCTACAAAAAACTGATGAATAATAAATCTGAGAAAGAAAAATACGCAAGAGAAAATTATTTTATGAAAAAACCTAATGAAGAAATTTTTATTCTAGTCGTAGACAGCACAAATATCGCCAAAAAATAA
- a CDS encoding methylmalonyl-CoA mutase family protein, whose amino-acid sequence MSNTQTFSDWENLVKKQLKSEDIYTILKKENLEGIEVKPFYDSVSNPLVNLPKVEESTHLVATYHETLEDDVFAFLLNENVEKLVEKTIFINNKALAEHISPQDEDQYFSLIDVFDEDDAEIDDQLVKELLAKSFKRNICVDISLHQNAGASIVQQLGIALAKTKELVEAYGEEILNKILFRIAVGGNYFFEMAKIRAFKLVFNQLSKEYNLDDIPYIFAETSLRNKSVSDSENNLIRSTLELASAMIGGADAVFSTNYQIGNNTENSEEISFKQQIVLAYESIINVFEDASNGSYYVEDITQQIAEKSWQFFLEIEENGGYLETLKQGILQKTIYDHAIEEQKWVEEGKIKLIGVNLYPKLEVKKSAEELYNKNEIKAVRWAEMFE is encoded by the coding sequence ATGTCAAATACACAAACCTTTTCCGATTGGGAAAATCTCGTAAAGAAGCAGCTTAAATCGGAGGATATTTACACCATTCTGAAAAAAGAAAATTTAGAAGGAATTGAAGTAAAGCCTTTCTATGATTCTGTTTCAAATCCTTTGGTCAATCTTCCGAAAGTAGAGGAAAGTACGCATTTGGTTGCAACCTATCACGAAACTTTAGAAGATGATGTTTTTGCATTTTTGCTAAATGAAAATGTAGAAAAACTGGTTGAAAAAACTATTTTTATCAACAATAAAGCTTTGGCAGAACACATCAGTCCGCAAGATGAAGACCAATATTTTTCATTAATTGATGTTTTTGATGAAGATGATGCAGAAATTGATGATCAGTTGGTCAAAGAATTATTGGCAAAAAGTTTTAAACGAAATATTTGTGTAGACATTTCACTTCATCAAAATGCTGGTGCATCTATCGTTCAACAATTGGGAATAGCTCTGGCAAAAACAAAAGAACTGGTAGAAGCTTACGGAGAGGAAATTTTAAATAAAATATTATTCAGAATAGCAGTTGGAGGAAATTATTTCTTTGAAATGGCTAAAATTCGCGCATTCAAATTGGTTTTTAATCAACTTTCAAAAGAGTATAATTTAGATGATATTCCATACATTTTTGCGGAGACTTCGTTGAGAAATAAATCAGTTTCAGACAGCGAAAATAATTTAATTCGTTCGACTTTAGAATTGGCTTCGGCAATGATCGGTGGTGCAGACGCCGTTTTCAGTACCAATTATCAGATTGGAAACAATACCGAGAATTCAGAAGAAATCTCATTTAAACAACAGATTGTTTTAGCTTACGAAAGCATTATCAATGTATTTGAAGATGCCTCAAATGGAAGCTATTATGTTGAAGATATTACGCAACAAATCGCCGAAAAATCTTGGCAGTTTTTTTTAGAAATTGAAGAAAACGGTGGTTATTTAGAAACTTTAAAACAAGGAATTCTTCAAAAAACGATATATGATCACGCGATTGAAGAACAAAAATGGGTGGAAGAAGGAAAAATAAAACTGATCGGTGTAAATTTATACCCAAAACTGGAAGTTAAAAAATCTGCTGAAGAATTGTATAATAAAAATGAAATAAAAGCGGTTCGTTGGGCTGAAATGTTTGAATGA
- a CDS encoding class I SAM-dependent methyltransferase has translation MGDKIQQFINANLNTDLHSLLLKKSPFPEVSMQEIVQQIKGKQVAQKKFPFLLKDGIIFPPQVSLEQSSSEKTAVSKAQFLKGKKFVDLTSGFGIDAYYLSENFDEITLVEQNPELLQIVEHNWNILEKKATFINQKLEDFLSENKQTFDVIYLDPARRDNNKNKVFLLEDLSPNILEIQDKLLSISKQIVIKLSPLIDLKYLFSVLKNVSRIDIIAVKNDVKEIVVFLSVKNFESLQCHCINLESEESDFKFEFGDEENAVSEYSEPEKFIYIPNNTLLKAGIFNLISEKFNLKKLHPNTHIYTSNIKLENFPGRIFEMEVVDGKQIKKKSQYNIISKNYPLKPEEIKKKYGLKDGGNDYLIFTQSKKGKLILKSV, from the coding sequence GTGGGAGACAAAATTCAGCAATTCATCAATGCAAATCTAAACACAGATCTGCATTCCCTATTATTAAAAAAATCACCGTTTCCTGAGGTTTCTATGCAGGAAATTGTTCAACAGATCAAAGGAAAACAGGTTGCTCAGAAGAAATTTCCATTTTTATTAAAAGACGGAATTATTTTCCCGCCACAGGTCAGCTTAGAGCAATCATCGTCCGAGAAAACAGCAGTTTCCAAAGCTCAATTTTTGAAAGGAAAGAAATTTGTAGATCTTACAAGCGGTTTTGGAATTGATGCTTATTATCTTTCAGAAAATTTTGATGAAATAACTTTGGTCGAGCAAAATCCTGAACTTTTACAAATTGTCGAACACAACTGGAATATTTTAGAAAAAAAAGCAACTTTCATTAATCAAAAACTAGAAGATTTTCTCAGTGAAAACAAACAGACATTCGATGTCATCTACCTTGATCCAGCAAGAAGAGATAACAATAAAAATAAAGTTTTCCTTTTGGAAGATTTATCGCCCAACATTCTTGAAATTCAGGACAAATTGCTTTCAATTTCAAAACAGATTGTGATAAAACTTTCACCTTTAATTGATTTGAAATATCTTTTTTCGGTTTTAAAAAATGTCTCCCGAATCGATATTATTGCAGTGAAAAATGATGTGAAAGAAATCGTTGTTTTCTTATCAGTTAAAAATTTTGAATCTTTACAATGTCATTGTATCAATCTCGAAAGTGAGGAATCTGACTTTAAATTTGAATTCGGTGATGAAGAAAACGCAGTTTCAGAATATTCTGAGCCCGAAAAATTTATTTATATTCCAAATAATACTTTGTTAAAAGCTGGGATTTTTAATTTGATTTCAGAAAAATTTAATCTCAAAAAGCTTCATCCAAATACTCATATTTACACTTCAAATATTAAACTTGAAAACTTTCCGGGAAGGATATTTGAAATGGAAGTGGTTGATGGTAAGCAAATTAAAAAGAAAAGTCAGTACAATATTATTTCGAAAAATTACCCTCTTAAGCCCGAAGAAATCAAGAAAAAATACGGTTTGAAAGATGGCGGAAATGACTATCTTATTTTTACACAATCCAAAAAAGGAAAATTAATATTAAAATCAGTCTGA
- a CDS encoding dipeptidase, whose translation MQETLNYINENKQRFVDELFELLRIASISADPAYKNEVLLCADKVAEHLKNAGADQVEVCETKGYPIVFGEKLIDKKLPTILVYGHYDVQPPDPLELWRKPPFEPYIEKTELHPEGAIFARGSADDKGQFFMQIKAFEAMMQTNTLPCNVKFIFEGEEEIGSVSLGDWVKEYTEKLSCDCILISDTHIYSNEQPTVTTGLRGLSYVEVEVEGPNRDLHSGLYGGAVPNPIHVLSRMIAKLIDEDGQITIDGFYDHVEDVSLEERAEMNKLKDNPAEFKKSIGLNDVEGEFGYTTLERTSIRPTLDCNGIWGGYTGEGAKTVIPSKAFAKISMRLVPYQTPEEITEKFTKYFEKIAPANVKVKVTPHHGGMPYVLPSNTKEFLAAKKAMETAFGKEVLPYRSGGSIPITSMFEQVLGAKSVLMGFGLDSDAIHSPNEHYGLFNFYKGIESIPLFFKNYSE comes from the coding sequence ATGCAAGAGACATTAAATTACATTAATGAAAATAAACAACGTTTCGTAGATGAATTGTTTGAATTATTGAGAATAGCTTCAATATCAGCTGATCCGGCATATAAGAACGAAGTTTTATTATGTGCAGACAAAGTTGCAGAGCATCTGAAAAATGCCGGCGCAGACCAAGTAGAAGTCTGCGAAACTAAAGGTTATCCTATCGTATTTGGAGAAAAGCTGATTGATAAAAAATTGCCTACAATTTTAGTATATGGTCATTATGATGTGCAGCCGCCAGATCCTTTAGAATTGTGGAGAAAACCACCTTTCGAACCTTATATTGAGAAAACGGAACTTCATCCCGAAGGAGCTATTTTCGCAAGAGGTTCTGCAGATGATAAAGGACAGTTTTTTATGCAGATCAAAGCATTTGAAGCAATGATGCAGACCAATACTTTGCCTTGTAATGTTAAATTTATTTTTGAAGGAGAAGAGGAAATAGGATCTGTAAGTTTAGGTGATTGGGTAAAAGAATATACGGAGAAATTGTCTTGCGATTGTATATTGATTTCAGACACTCATATTTACAGTAACGAACAACCTACTGTGACTACAGGTTTAAGAGGTTTGAGTTATGTAGAAGTAGAAGTGGAAGGTCCCAACAGAGATTTGCATTCAGGGCTTTACGGTGGAGCTGTTCCAAATCCTATTCATGTGCTTTCCAGAATGATTGCTAAGTTGATTGACGAAGACGGACAAATTACTATCGATGGTTTTTATGATCATGTAGAAGATGTTTCTTTGGAAGAAAGAGCTGAAATGAATAAGCTAAAAGACAATCCGGCAGAATTTAAAAAATCAATTGGTCTAAATGATGTTGAAGGAGAATTTGGTTATACTACTTTGGAAAGAACTTCGATCCGTCCGACATTAGATTGCAACGGAATTTGGGGCGGATATACTGGTGAAGGTGCAAAAACAGTGATTCCTTCAAAAGCTTTTGCTAAAATTTCTATGAGATTGGTACCTTATCAGACTCCAGAAGAGATTACAGAAAAGTTTACAAAATATTTCGAAAAAATTGCTCCGGCAAATGTAAAAGTTAAAGTTACACCGCATCACGGTGGTATGCCTTACGTTTTGCCTAGCAATACCAAAGAATTCTTAGCCGCAAAAAAAGCCATGGAAACTGCTTTTGGTAAAGAAGTTTTACCATACAGAAGCGGTGGAAGTATCCCAATCACATCGATGTTTGAGCAGGTTTTGGGAGCGAAATCTGTATTAATGGGCTTTGGTCTTGATTCTGATGCAATACATTCACCTAATGAACATTACGGATTATTCAATTTCTATAAAGGAATTGAGAGTATACCTTTGTTCTTTAAAAACTACTCTGAATAG
- a CDS encoding T9SS-dependent choice-of-anchor J family protein, with protein MKKILSSLLLTASAIAFGQVFSAGFETNNGPLTNWTLYNVDALTPNTNVSYVNAAWIPSAEEFGNNVAVSTSWYTPAGISNDWMVSPAITLPSGTNTLYWHARSYDATYKESYKVYISTTGNAVANFTTPALTVNLEEATWQNKSIDLSSYAGQTIYIAFQNFSNDAFLGGIDNVHVINGTSPQPGRVMTTSNITQTTGRVNWTAATGVTGYDYSRGTVGHTPTVTGSVTGATTNFADITTGLAANSVYEYYVRSKNNAVNGAWIGPYKLFTAQPVGVATYSYGFDNTAASFYQNDGWTGAWSTNATAGNPQAGTQMVFSNNSTTVATNRWLFSKPFSFSTGNTYTVTFYLRNFGGTNPQSIKLTVGNEATTTAQSTTLWSSTTVANATWTQYTASFTPTTSGTYYFGFNHFSPIQTGTAVSLGLDTFNINGVLGVNDLDLKKKEISIYPNPATDFVNIKSSSKVIGVELFDASGRKLSATLNDNKVDIKNLEKGTYLINVETKDGISTEKFIKK; from the coding sequence ATGAAAAAAATTCTATCTTCTTTATTGCTTACAGCATCTGCGATAGCATTTGGGCAAGTTTTTAGTGCTGGTTTTGAAACTAATAATGGACCATTAACAAATTGGACATTATATAATGTAGATGCACTAACCCCTAACACGAATGTTAGTTATGTTAATGCAGCTTGGATACCTTCTGCAGAAGAATTTGGTAATAATGTTGCTGTGTCGACATCTTGGTATACACCTGCGGGTATTTCAAATGACTGGATGGTTTCACCAGCAATTACTCTTCCGTCGGGAACCAATACATTATATTGGCATGCAAGGTCGTATGACGCAACATATAAAGAATCATACAAAGTTTATATCTCAACCACCGGAAATGCGGTTGCGAATTTTACTACACCTGCTCTTACTGTAAATCTTGAAGAAGCTACATGGCAAAATAAAAGCATAGATTTAAGCTCTTACGCAGGTCAAACTATTTATATAGCTTTTCAAAATTTTTCAAATGATGCTTTCTTAGGAGGAATTGATAACGTTCACGTTATTAATGGTACTTCTCCTCAGCCTGGTCGAGTTATGACTACATCTAACATTACGCAGACCACTGGTCGTGTCAACTGGACGGCAGCTACTGGTGTAACGGGATATGATTATTCGAGAGGAACAGTCGGGCATACTCCTACTGTAACTGGTAGTGTTACTGGTGCAACAACTAATTTTGCAGATATTACTACTGGTCTTGCTGCAAATTCTGTTTACGAATATTATGTAAGAAGTAAAAATAATGCAGTTAACGGTGCTTGGATAGGTCCATACAAGCTATTTACGGCTCAACCAGTTGGAGTTGCAACTTACTCATATGGTTTTGATAATACAGCTGCTTCTTTTTATCAAAATGATGGTTGGACTGGAGCTTGGTCTACAAATGCTACTGCGGGAAATCCTCAAGCTGGTACGCAGATGGTTTTTTCTAATAACAGTACTACTGTTGCTACTAACAGATGGTTGTTTTCAAAGCCATTTAGTTTCTCCACAGGTAATACTTATACAGTTACCTTTTATTTGAGAAATTTCGGTGGAACAAACCCACAAAGTATAAAATTAACTGTTGGAAATGAGGCTACAACAACAGCACAGAGTACTACATTATGGAGCTCAACAACTGTAGCAAATGCAACATGGACTCAGTATACTGCATCATTTACACCGACGACAAGTGGGACATATTATTTTGGATTTAATCATTTCTCACCGATTCAAACAGGTACTGCAGTATCTTTGGGATTGGATACATTTAACATAAATGGAGTTTTAGGTGTGAATGATCTAGACTTGAAGAAAAAAGAAATTTCAATCTATCCAAATCCAGCAACCGATTTTGTTAATATTAAGTCAAGTTCAAAAGTTATTGGAGTAGAATTATTCGATGCCAGCGGAAGAAAACTTTCTGCAACATTAAATGATAATAAAGTTGATATAAAGAATCTGGAAAAAGGAACTTACTTAATCAATGTTGAAACTAAAGATGGTATTTCTACTGAAAAATTCATTAAGAAATAA
- a CDS encoding electron transfer flavoprotein subunit beta/FixA family protein, which produces MKILVCISSVPDTTSKINFTADKSAFDKNGIQWVINPLDEFALTKAVKLQESQGATVTVMNVGDATTEPVIRKALAIGANDAVRVNLDPKDSYSTAKEIASVAQNGGYDLILCGKESIDYNGGSVPGMVAQLLNQPFVNASVGLDINGSEATAVREIEGGKETISVKLPAVIAGQKGLVDEKDLIIPNMRGIMSARTKTLQVVEPTSSEVKVQGVSYDSVPPRAAVKIVSPDNLDELVRLLHEEAKVI; this is translated from the coding sequence ATGAAAATATTAGTTTGTATCAGTAGTGTTCCGGATACTACTTCAAAAATTAACTTTACAGCAGACAAATCTGCTTTCGACAAAAACGGAATTCAGTGGGTGATCAATCCGCTTGATGAGTTTGCTTTAACAAAAGCTGTCAAATTACAAGAATCTCAGGGGGCAACAGTTACTGTGATGAATGTAGGTGATGCAACTACAGAACCTGTAATCAGAAAAGCTTTGGCAATTGGTGCAAACGATGCAGTAAGAGTAAATCTTGATCCTAAAGACAGCTATTCGACTGCAAAAGAAATTGCTTCTGTAGCGCAAAATGGTGGCTATGATTTGATTCTTTGCGGTAAAGAATCTATTGATTACAATGGCGGTTCTGTACCTGGAATGGTTGCTCAATTGTTGAATCAGCCTTTTGTAAATGCATCAGTAGGTTTAGATATTAACGGAAGTGAAGCAACAGCCGTAAGAGAAATTGAAGGTGGTAAAGAAACGATCTCAGTAAAACTTCCTGCGGTAATTGCCGGACAAAAAGGTTTGGTAGACGAAAAAGATTTAATTATTCCAAACATGAGAGGAATTATGTCTGCAAGAACAAAAACTTTGCAGGTTGTAGAGCCTACTTCTTCTGAAGTGAAAGTGCAGGGTGTTTCTTACGACAGTGTACCACCAAGAGCAGCAGTGAAAATTGTTTCTCCTGATAATTTAGATGAATTGGTAAGATTACTTCACGAAGAAGCTAAAGTTATCTAA
- a CDS encoding electron transfer flavoprotein subunit alpha/FixB family protein encodes MAVFVYAENINGVYKKAAFEAVSYAKAVADQSGETVTAISVNPADSSDLLYKYGATNVINIKDEGLKNFSAKAYAQAVSEVADGNILVFPHTTDASSVAPMLAVMKNFSLITNVLEAPESQSPFQVKRKAFSGKGFMHAKAEATGVIITVSQNAFGVKENAVSGSEEVKNLSVANEDTKVISHEQSSGKLDLKEAEVVVSAGRGMKGPENWAMVEDLANVLGAATACSKPVSDIGWRPHTEHVGQTGKAISPNLYIAIGISGAIQHLAGVNSSKTIVVINNDAEAPFFKSADYGVVGDAFQIIPALTEKIKAIKG; translated from the coding sequence ATGGCAGTATTCGTATACGCAGAAAATATAAACGGAGTTTACAAAAAAGCAGCTTTTGAGGCAGTTTCTTATGCTAAAGCAGTTGCAGATCAGTCGGGAGAGACCGTTACGGCAATCTCTGTAAATCCCGCAGATTCTTCAGATTTATTGTATAAATATGGAGCAACAAACGTAATCAACATCAAAGACGAAGGTCTTAAAAATTTCTCGGCAAAAGCTTATGCTCAGGCGGTGAGTGAGGTAGCTGATGGAAATATCTTAGTTTTTCCTCATACAACAGATGCTTCTTCAGTGGCTCCAATGTTGGCAGTGATGAAGAATTTCTCCCTGATTACCAATGTTTTGGAAGCACCTGAAAGCCAGTCTCCATTTCAGGTAAAAAGAAAAGCGTTCTCAGGAAAAGGATTTATGCATGCAAAAGCTGAAGCAACAGGTGTGATTATTACCGTTTCACAAAATGCTTTTGGTGTAAAAGAAAATGCAGTTTCAGGTTCTGAAGAAGTGAAAAATCTTTCCGTTGCTAATGAAGATACCAAAGTGATCTCTCATGAGCAAAGTTCAGGAAAATTAGACTTAAAAGAAGCTGAAGTAGTGGTTTCTGCTGGTAGAGGGATGAAAGGTCCTGAAAACTGGGCAATGGTAGAAGACTTAGCAAACGTTTTAGGCGCAGCAACAGCTTGTTCAAAACCGGTTTCAGATATTGGATGGAGACCTCACACAGAACACGTAGGGCAGACTGGTAAAGCAATTTCGCCAAATTTATATATCGCAATCGGTATTTCAGGGGCGATTCAGCATTTGGCTGGAGTAAACTCTTCTAAAACTATCGTAGTAATCAACAATGATGCAGAAGCTCCATTCTTCAAATCAGCTGATTATGGTGTGGTAGGAGACGCTTTCCAGATTATTCCTGCTTTGACTGAAAAAATAAAAGCTATTAAAGGATAG
- a CDS encoding bifunctional nuclease family protein, which yields MDYKQLIIRGISYSQTQSGAYALLLEHEETNIKLPVVIGNFEAQSISLGLEKDIHPPRPLTHDLFTKFIVSAQFELVSVIIYQIVDGVFFSNINFKNKLNEDELILDARTSDAVAMAVRFDAPIFTTQQVLNEAGILLELEDTAKEEEVFSETIHDEDNLKNVSMEELQKLLDDAVKEEDFDTALEIQEEIKRRKKKID from the coding sequence ATGGATTATAAGCAACTAATCATTCGCGGAATATCGTATAGCCAAACCCAATCGGGAGCATACGCTTTGTTATTGGAACATGAGGAAACAAACATAAAATTACCTGTCGTGATAGGAAATTTCGAGGCACAATCCATTTCTTTAGGCCTGGAAAAAGATATTCATCCACCTCGTCCGCTTACCCACGATTTATTTACAAAATTTATAGTTTCGGCTCAATTTGAATTGGTCTCTGTGATCATTTACCAGATTGTTGACGGTGTGTTCTTTTCAAATATAAATTTTAAAAATAAGCTGAATGAAGATGAATTAATATTAGATGCGCGTACTTCTGATGCCGTTGCAATGGCAGTTAGATTTGATGCACCTATTTTCACAACTCAGCAGGTTCTCAACGAAGCAGGAATTTTATTAGAATTGGAAGATACAGCCAAAGAAGAGGAGGTTTTTTCTGAAACCATACATGATGAAGACAATTTGAAAAATGTCTCTATGGAAGAATTGCAAAAGCTATTGGATGATGCCGTGAAAGAAGAGGATTTTGATACCGCTCTGGAAATTCAGGAAGAAATCAAAAGGAGGAAAAAGAAAATTGATTAA
- a CDS encoding nucleoside permease, whose translation MSLKLRLTILSFLQFFVWGAWLITFANYWFGTMQWGGEQFGIVFMTLGIASIIMPAITGIIADRWMNAEKLYGILHLGYAITLLYLPQVDNPTTFFWVMLVAMLFYMPTISLSNSIAYYVLKNNNFDVVKVFPPIRVWGTLGFIAAMWITNLTDNKASANQFYIAAAFAVILAIYSFTLPACKPQSLIPKEASLSEKLGFNAFKLFGNSKLALFFIFSMFLGAALQLTNMYGDVFLSDFGKNPAYADSFVVKRSTLIMSISQFSETAFILAIPFFLKRFGIKKVMLISMFAWVLRFAFFAYGDPYGFGLGLIILSCIVYGMAFDFFNVSGSLFVETTTDYKIRSSAQGLFMMMTNGVGAIVGSFGSGWVISNFFTLANGDKMWHEIWLLFAGYALIITILFAIFFKHKHDPNEIAAVNH comes from the coding sequence ATGAGTTTAAAATTACGATTAACGATCCTTAGCTTTCTTCAGTTTTTTGTTTGGGGAGCCTGGCTTATTACTTTTGCCAATTATTGGTTTGGTACGATGCAATGGGGAGGAGAGCAGTTTGGAATTGTTTTTATGACATTAGGAATCGCTTCCATCATCATGCCTGCAATTACAGGAATTATTGCTGACCGTTGGATGAATGCCGAAAAACTATATGGAATTTTACATTTAGGATATGCCATTACTTTGCTTTATCTGCCTCAAGTAGATAATCCTACAACCTTCTTTTGGGTAATGTTGGTTGCGATGCTTTTTTATATGCCAACAATTTCGCTTTCAAATTCTATTGCTTATTATGTACTGAAAAATAATAATTTTGATGTAGTGAAGGTTTTCCCGCCAATTCGCGTTTGGGGAACTTTAGGTTTTATTGCAGCAATGTGGATTACGAATTTGACAGATAACAAAGCCTCAGCCAATCAGTTTTACATTGCGGCGGCTTTTGCTGTGATTTTGGCTATTTATTCATTCACTTTACCTGCTTGTAAACCTCAAAGTCTTATCCCAAAAGAGGCATCGCTGTCAGAAAAGTTAGGTTTTAACGCCTTTAAGCTTTTCGGAAATTCTAAATTAGCATTGTTCTTTATATTTTCCATGTTTTTGGGAGCTGCATTGCAGCTTACCAATATGTATGGAGATGTGTTCTTGTCAGATTTCGGTAAAAACCCGGCGTATGCAGATAGTTTTGTAGTGAAACGTTCCACGTTGATCATGTCAATCTCACAGTTTTCAGAAACTGCCTTTATCCTTGCAATTCCGTTTTTCCTAAAAAGATTTGGAATTAAAAAAGTGATGTTGATTTCTATGTTTGCCTGGGTTTTGCGTTTTGCATTCTTTGCTTATGGAGACCCTTACGGATTTGGATTAGGTTTGATTATCCTTTCTTGTATTGTTTACGGAATGGCATTCGATTTCTTTAATGTATCAGGTTCGCTATTTGTAGAAACAACTACAGATTATAAGATTCGTTCTTCTGCGCAGGGTTTGTTTATGATGATGACCAATGGTGTTGGTGCCATCGTAGGAAGTTTTGGAAGCGGATGGGTTATTTCCAATTTCTTTACTTTAGCAAATGGAGATAAAATGTGGCATGAAATATGGCTGCTTTTCGCAGGTTATGCACTTATTATTACGATTTTATTTGCTATTTTCTTCAAACATAAACATGATCCAAATGAGATAGCCGCTGTAAATCATTAA